One Paenibacillus sp. FSL H7-0737 DNA segment encodes these proteins:
- a CDS encoding cupredoxin domain-containing protein has product MSHFHYAWTSWEEVWIIKKFAILLSIVFVIALTACGNSNDSAAGNANTSEPEIEAETELTITATNYSFDQEEYHLKKGVPVKIIFKNDSGNHGILIPEFELQLNSKKSSKVIIPEEAGTFEMTCSIMCGSGHSGMNAKIIVE; this is encoded by the coding sequence TTGTCACATTTTCACTATGCTTGGACTTCTTGGGAGGAGGTTTGGATCATTAAAAAATTTGCAATTCTACTTTCAATTGTGTTCGTTATAGCACTTACAGCCTGTGGAAACAGCAATGATAGTGCTGCTGGCAATGCTAACACATCGGAGCCGGAGATCGAGGCAGAAACAGAACTTACAATTACAGCTACGAATTACAGCTTTGATCAGGAAGAATATCATCTAAAAAAAGGTGTACCCGTCAAAATTATTTTTAAAAACGATAGCGGCAATCACGGCATCCTTATCCCTGAATTCGAACTCCAGCTTAATAGCAAAAAGTCCTCGAAAGTAATTATTCCAGAGGAAGCCGGCACATTCGAAATGACCTGTTCGATTATGTGTGGATCCGGACATAGCGGCATGAACGCAAAAATCATTGTGGAATAG
- a CDS encoding DUF350 domain-containing protein, with amino-acid sequence MQGDIDLLLGHPLGALLGYFAVAILGLVVFLSIFEMVTKYNCWEEIRKGNLAVAMATGGKIFGICNVLRFSIESGVSIYETMKWSVVGFLLLLLAYFLFEFLTPVFSIDEEIAADNRAVGLIAMLISVSLSYVIGAAIF; translated from the coding sequence GTGCAAGGAGATATTGATCTTTTGCTGGGTCATCCGCTAGGTGCCTTGCTTGGCTACTTTGCAGTAGCAATTCTTGGGCTTGTTGTATTTCTGTCTATTTTTGAAATGGTAACGAAATATAATTGCTGGGAAGAAATTCGCAAGGGGAACTTAGCAGTAGCCATGGCTACTGGTGGCAAAATCTTCGGAATTTGCAACGTACTGCGTTTCAGCATTGAATCAGGTGTTTCGATTTATGAGACGATGAAGTGGTCGGTCGTCGGTTTTTTGCTGCTGCTGCTTGCCTATTTTTTATTTGAATTCCTAACCCCAGTGTTCTCTATTGATGAGGAGATCGCTGCAGATAACCGTGCTGTTGGGCTAATAGCGATGCTGATCTCGGTTTCGTTGTCTTATGTGATCGGTGCAGCTATATTTTAA
- a CDS encoding GGDEF domain-containing protein: MVVILLLISQLLFLSNIDRLQIKTTMDTNLWHLFIACNLLIVVLMITAELWLRYSKQSPKYGVVSCGFLVSYLMYFVLEPFVDGAQMTLMMPIMVALIYFDRKLLYLMGLFSIVFYAGVYFGLERPFLHKPLLEFLIVECVFIIFVGMALAVIIRAREARVNLERLTKEGQDLMVERAISDKLLKIDALTGLYNHKTFHEYLDSLLEQCESNNLQLQLALFDIDNFKQVNDTYGHRVGDLVLKVIADKVGGMIELNDFAARYGGEEFAVIFTDKSFSESYEAVEKLRINIAQIEHLQAGNKPITVSIGICDYQLGDGKELLFRKTDKALYTAKKQGKNRVVNCAESHEAEIVSYG, from the coding sequence ATGGTAGTTATTCTTTTATTAATCTCACAGTTGCTGTTTTTGTCGAATATTGACCGACTTCAAATAAAAACAACCATGGACACGAATCTATGGCACTTATTTATTGCTTGTAATTTACTAATTGTGGTCCTTATGATTACTGCGGAGCTGTGGCTTCGTTATAGTAAACAATCCCCTAAATATGGGGTGGTTAGTTGTGGATTTTTAGTGTCCTACCTTATGTATTTTGTATTAGAGCCTTTTGTCGATGGTGCTCAGATGACGCTCATGATGCCGATTATGGTCGCTCTTATTTATTTTGATCGTAAGCTCCTGTATCTAATGGGACTATTTAGTATTGTGTTTTATGCGGGAGTATATTTCGGGTTGGAACGGCCATTCCTACATAAACCGCTGCTTGAATTCTTAATAGTAGAGTGTGTGTTTATAATATTTGTAGGGATGGCTCTTGCTGTAATTATTCGTGCGCGGGAAGCGCGTGTAAATCTGGAGAGATTAACGAAGGAAGGCCAAGATCTAATGGTGGAGAGGGCTATTTCGGATAAGCTGCTGAAGATAGATGCACTCACTGGACTATATAATCATAAAACCTTTCATGAATATTTGGATTCATTATTGGAGCAATGTGAAAGCAACAATCTTCAACTACAGCTGGCGCTCTTCGATATAGATAATTTCAAGCAAGTTAATGATACCTACGGACATAGGGTGGGGGACCTTGTTCTTAAGGTAATTGCGGACAAGGTGGGCGGTATGATTGAGTTAAATGATTTTGCGGCTAGGTATGGCGGTGAAGAATTCGCTGTGATTTTTACAGACAAAAGTTTTTCAGAGTCTTATGAGGCTGTAGAGAAATTACGGATCAATATTGCTCAAATCGAGCATTTACAGGCTGGAAATAAGCCGATTACTGTCAGCATTGGAATTTGTGATTATCAGCTTGGGGATGGGAAAGAGCTTCTTTTTCGTAAAACGGACAAAGCGCTCTATACCGCTAAAAAGCAAGGTAAGAACAGAGTGGTCAATTGTGCTGAGAGTCATGAAGCGGAGATTGTGTCATATGGATAA
- a CDS encoding spore coat protein, whose product MQSMQMQALSGKELEYIADSISNEDLLLKQCAATAATTQNEQVRQVCLQHIQNHTQHMDTLTQLLQQHQQYAPTSPQ is encoded by the coding sequence ATGCAATCAATGCAAATGCAGGCACTAAGTGGAAAAGAATTGGAATATATCGCAGACTCCATCTCTAATGAGGACTTGCTCCTTAAGCAATGTGCGGCTACCGCCGCGACAACGCAGAACGAGCAGGTCCGACAAGTTTGTTTGCAGCATATCCAAAATCACACGCAGCACATGGATACACTCACTCAGTTACTCCAGCAGCATCAACAGTACGCACCAACAAGCCCACAATAA
- a CDS encoding NAD(P)/FAD-dependent oxidoreductase, with amino-acid sequence MRLNSGTPPWRSTLQDPPTYPALEDTIHCDCLVVGAGMGGAMASYRLSLSGAEAVLIEKRRVGSGSSHANTGLLQISNDKSLTSCMNTFGEKNGLLFYQLCQAGVRNILDLPAKLDIDPQIIPRSSLLYASTLEDVPALREEYKNLVAHGFDSDFWEEDKIASVYSFSKPAALYSRSDAEANPFRTVHSLIAKAAMNGVHVYEQTEAKHYEFTEDGVICHTENGRIIAKKVIFAMGYETQEFKKDRGAELINTYAMMTKPLKEFPKWHERSLLWETARPYLYFRTTPEGRIIAGGKDEPLTDPKRRDIRVISQSQRLLEELEALFPEIKGIEIEYSWGAVFGSTRDGLPYIGPHPKFPHCYFIEGYGGNGTVYSMIAAELLTDTIAGKHRPELDLFSLTRSAKPSPS; translated from the coding sequence ATGAGACTAAATAGCGGCACCCCACCTTGGAGAAGCACTTTACAAGACCCACCAACTTATCCTGCGCTAGAGGATACCATTCACTGTGATTGCTTGGTCGTAGGGGCTGGAATGGGTGGAGCAATGGCATCCTATCGCTTGTCTTTAAGCGGAGCTGAGGCTGTTCTGATCGAAAAAAGACGAGTCGGAAGCGGAAGCTCACATGCCAACACAGGTTTACTACAGATATCTAACGATAAATCGTTAACCTCATGTATGAACACTTTTGGAGAAAAGAACGGCTTGCTCTTTTATCAGTTATGCCAAGCAGGGGTTAGAAATATTTTGGATCTGCCAGCCAAGCTCGATATCGATCCCCAGATCATTCCTCGCAGCAGCCTTCTATATGCCAGTACACTAGAGGATGTACCTGCTCTGCGAGAAGAATATAAGAACCTCGTTGCTCACGGATTCGATTCTGATTTCTGGGAAGAGGATAAAATTGCTTCGGTGTATTCTTTTTCTAAACCTGCTGCACTTTATTCACGCAGTGATGCAGAAGCGAACCCTTTCCGGACAGTTCACAGCCTGATCGCCAAGGCAGCAATGAATGGTGTACACGTTTATGAGCAGACCGAGGCTAAACACTATGAGTTCACTGAAGATGGAGTAATTTGCCACACAGAGAACGGACGTATTATTGCGAAGAAGGTTATTTTTGCAATGGGTTATGAAACGCAGGAGTTTAAAAAAGACCGAGGCGCTGAGCTGATCAATACGTATGCAATGATGACCAAACCTCTGAAGGAATTCCCAAAGTGGCATGAGCGGAGTCTCCTCTGGGAAACCGCCCGACCGTATTTGTATTTTCGGACAACACCGGAGGGACGTATTATTGCAGGAGGTAAAGATGAACCATTGACGGATCCAAAGCGCCGTGATATCAGAGTGATTTCACAAAGTCAAAGGTTATTGGAAGAGCTGGAAGCTTTATTTCCTGAGATCAAAGGCATTGAGATAGAATACTCCTGGGGTGCTGTATTCGGCTCTACGCGTGATGGGCTTCCTTATATCGGACCTCATCCCAAGTTCCCTCATTGCTACTTCATCGAGGGTTATGGGGGCAATGGGACGGTGTACAGCATGATTGCTGCGGAGTTATTAACCGATACGATTGCGGGTAAACATCGGCCGGAGCTTGATCTATTCTCATTGACACGATCAGCCAAACCTTCTCCTTCTTAG
- a CDS encoding cell division protein ZapA, whose amino-acid sequence MAMDRTRVAVEIYGTSYKLVGSSTEYMKQVARYVDEHMRTISKSHNRLDTPRIAVLAAVHMAEQAIQVQDFKNELNMMTGERSELRLEVSRLLEVQRERQEEYERLEAAAKEEATRLIAAVEEERKRHLEIQENERKVHANQLQEATQAAEAAREKLEEELLARELELQELRASYEAEQSAMRENHREELANAEAIRLQQLEEQKAAHLQELENIRETLTKENSDSLSALELELTETRSTLEKQLEETKSTLGKELEKTKLTLGKELESTTTKLSKELAEEREALQRELAKNKELRQSQGTQEHRHKQNIQELEKQLAELRGGTGQLQSRLRSAEASLKSERDARQTLLGQYEAVVKREEQLSEELRTATELGTLLNEELEELRQRYQQSQNEASELRKSLQETNDNLHRVQEELAGSMAEAANWQELSDKRMEDISELEMNLLETEEKSLALQKEIEILRGQADGLVQQLDREAQLRTDAEHETTALREQGGQVQKELSALRERYEELISQYDEVLQDGERLQERYQLLQEEGEETARRLEELSEASLEAAATVAEQQDVLREAEAYGASWKQKYEELFERQQQWSDLEAKLREEIDIWQQEAGEAEAKQKSIERERSEVLQQLGEVGENYELAQGQLRLLQVQFEMHQNELQKMTDEHRNLQEEYAKLQNEYNEWIQLIEQDS is encoded by the coding sequence GTGGCTATGGACCGGACACGTGTCGCCGTGGAGATATACGGAACTTCCTATAAACTCGTCGGAAGCAGCACTGAATATATGAAACAAGTGGCCCGTTATGTTGACGAACATATGCGCACGATTTCTAAATCACACAACAGACTGGATACGCCGCGCATAGCGGTGCTTGCAGCAGTACATATGGCGGAGCAGGCTATTCAGGTTCAGGATTTTAAAAATGAACTCAACATGATGACAGGTGAACGCAGTGAACTGCGATTGGAAGTATCTCGCCTGCTGGAGGTTCAGCGGGAGCGACAAGAAGAATATGAACGCCTTGAAGCGGCGGCTAAAGAAGAAGCTACACGACTGATTGCTGCGGTTGAAGAAGAGCGCAAGCGTCATCTGGAAATTCAGGAGAATGAGCGTAAAGTACATGCTAACCAGCTGCAAGAGGCAACCCAAGCGGCTGAAGCCGCACGAGAGAAGCTGGAAGAGGAGCTGCTTGCGCGTGAGCTGGAGTTGCAGGAACTGCGGGCAAGTTATGAGGCTGAACAGTCTGCTATGCGTGAGAATCATCGAGAGGAACTAGCGAATGCAGAAGCCATCCGTCTACAGCAGTTGGAAGAGCAGAAGGCAGCGCATTTGCAAGAGCTAGAGAACATCCGTGAGACGCTGACTAAGGAGAATTCAGACTCCTTGTCTGCTCTAGAGCTTGAGTTAACCGAGACCAGATCAACCTTAGAGAAACAGCTTGAGGAAACCAAATCAACATTAGGTAAGGAACTCGAGAAGACGAAGTTGACACTGGGTAAGGAGCTTGAGAGCACGACAACGAAGCTAAGCAAGGAATTGGCTGAAGAACGGGAAGCTTTACAACGGGAGCTTGCTAAGAATAAGGAACTTCGTCAGTCACAAGGTACTCAGGAACATAGACATAAGCAAAACATTCAAGAGCTCGAGAAACAGCTGGCTGAGCTTCGTGGTGGAACAGGACAACTTCAGTCTAGACTCCGTTCGGCTGAAGCCAGTCTTAAGAGTGAACGAGATGCTCGTCAGACGCTGCTCGGACAATATGAAGCGGTGGTTAAACGTGAAGAACAGCTCAGTGAAGAGCTGCGTACTGCTACTGAGCTAGGCACGCTGTTGAATGAAGAGCTGGAAGAATTGCGCCAGCGTTATCAGCAGTCTCAGAATGAAGCATCAGAGCTGCGGAAGTCACTACAGGAAACGAATGACAATCTGCACCGTGTTCAGGAAGAACTCGCTGGATCTATGGCGGAGGCAGCAAATTGGCAGGAGCTCTCGGATAAACGGATGGAAGATATTAGTGAGCTTGAAATGAACCTACTGGAGACCGAAGAGAAATCTTTGGCGCTTCAAAAGGAGATTGAGATCCTTCGTGGTCAAGCGGATGGATTAGTACAACAGTTAGATCGGGAAGCTCAGCTTCGTACAGATGCAGAACACGAAACTACAGCACTCCGTGAACAAGGTGGACAGGTTCAGAAGGAACTGTCTGCACTTCGTGAACGCTATGAGGAACTGATCTCTCAATATGATGAAGTGCTGCAAGATGGAGAACGTCTACAGGAAAGATATCAACTGCTGCAAGAAGAAGGCGAAGAGACAGCTCGACGCTTAGAGGAATTGTCTGAAGCTAGCCTTGAGGCCGCTGCTACGGTTGCAGAGCAGCAGGATGTTCTGAGGGAAGCAGAGGCGTACGGCGCTTCATGGAAGCAAAAGTACGAGGAATTATTCGAGCGACAGCAGCAGTGGAGTGATTTGGAAGCGAAGCTGCGTGAAGAGATAGATATTTGGCAGCAGGAGGCCGGTGAAGCTGAGGCTAAGCAGAAATCTATTGAACGTGAACGCAGTGAGGTGCTTCAGCAGCTTGGTGAAGTCGGCGAGAATTATGAATTGGCCCAAGGACAACTTCGTCTGCTACAGGTCCAGTTTGAGATGCATCAGAATGAGCTACAAAAGATGACGGATGAGCATCGTAATCTTCAAGAGGAATATGCCAAGCTTCAGAATGAATATAATGAATGGATTCAACTGATCGAACAGGACAGTTGA
- the pheT gene encoding phenylalanine--tRNA ligase subunit beta, giving the protein MKVSTGWLADYTSIEGVTAEKLAEKITAAGIEIDGVERRNKGISGIVTGYVKSKEKHPDADKLNVCIVDAGQGEDLQIVCGAKNVAAGQTVPVALVGAKLPGLDIKKAKLRGVLSQGMICSAKELGLNDKLLPKEQQEGILVLPEGTEIGQDISKLLGLDDEILEFDLTPNRSDCLSMIGAAYEVSAILGRDIKLPDPASEMIEISGAAAQSISVKIENEEHCSHYAVRYISGVKPAASPLWIQNRLMAAGIRPINNIVDITNYVMLEYGQPLHAFDADKIEGGELGVRLAHEDEVLTTLDGQERKLEPHMLVIADGAKAVALAGVMGGQDTEVTAETVNLVLESAKFDGGTVRKTSRQLGLRSEASLRFEKEVDPNAVIPALNRAAVLIARYAGGSVHEGIVQAGTVAGEEKVLTLSLEKLNRYLGTDLSLLEVKTLFGRLHFKCGDTAQGLIEVQVPTRRGDISYDVDLIEEIARLYGYDNIPTTLIEGVTTPGALTHKQSLRRELRRLLSHGGYQEVMGYSFIQPKQSKMFPELSEGSQAVKLAMPMSEERSVLRTSLLPQLLDIASYNTNRRQSDLALFEIGNVFFTDEEQLTRQPRELPVLGLLLSGSLTVKQWNVSAQPVDFFDLKGALESVFAYLGLTDRIIYEGDSPEGYHPGRSASVYLVGDEGRVKIGTMGQLHPELQRELDLVDTYVAEILLQPLYDNTQSRLQYNELPRFPGMERDIAVVVDSTVPAGDLLASIRANGGTLLQSVQVFDVYTGGKLESGKKSIAISLLYRHGEHTLTDEEVGEVHDKLLSVLQQTFGAELRK; this is encoded by the coding sequence ATGAAAGTATCAACCGGATGGTTGGCTGATTATACATCGATTGAAGGAGTAACCGCCGAAAAGCTAGCGGAGAAGATTACCGCTGCCGGCATTGAAATTGACGGAGTAGAGCGCCGCAATAAAGGGATTTCCGGCATCGTAACCGGCTATGTGAAATCGAAAGAAAAGCATCCTGATGCGGATAAGCTGAACGTATGTATCGTGGATGCAGGTCAAGGTGAAGATCTGCAAATCGTCTGTGGCGCAAAGAATGTAGCTGCGGGACAAACCGTTCCTGTAGCTCTTGTTGGCGCTAAGCTGCCAGGGCTGGATATCAAAAAAGCGAAGCTGCGCGGGGTATTATCACAAGGGATGATCTGCTCGGCTAAAGAATTGGGACTCAATGATAAATTGCTTCCTAAAGAGCAGCAAGAAGGAATTCTTGTACTTCCTGAAGGTACAGAGATCGGTCAAGATATTTCAAAGCTGCTGGGTCTAGATGATGAAATTCTGGAATTCGATCTGACTCCGAACCGTTCAGACTGCCTAAGCATGATTGGTGCTGCTTATGAAGTGAGCGCGATTCTTGGACGCGACATTAAATTGCCTGATCCTGCGAGTGAAATGATTGAGATCAGCGGAGCAGCTGCTCAATCTATTTCCGTTAAGATTGAGAATGAAGAACATTGCAGTCATTACGCAGTTCGTTATATCTCAGGTGTAAAACCTGCAGCATCCCCGCTGTGGATTCAGAATCGTCTCATGGCGGCAGGGATTCGTCCAATTAACAACATCGTAGACATCACTAACTATGTGATGCTCGAATACGGACAGCCGCTTCATGCTTTTGATGCAGATAAAATAGAAGGTGGAGAACTCGGCGTTCGTCTTGCTCATGAAGATGAAGTCCTTACTACACTTGATGGCCAAGAACGGAAGCTTGAGCCACATATGCTCGTTATCGCTGATGGAGCTAAAGCAGTAGCTCTGGCTGGAGTAATGGGAGGTCAGGATACGGAAGTTACTGCTGAGACGGTAAATCTCGTTCTGGAATCCGCTAAGTTTGACGGAGGAACCGTTCGTAAAACCTCGCGTCAACTGGGACTTCGCTCGGAAGCATCGCTTCGTTTCGAGAAAGAAGTGGATCCAAATGCAGTAATCCCTGCATTGAATCGCGCTGCAGTACTTATTGCGCGTTATGCTGGCGGATCTGTGCATGAAGGAATTGTGCAAGCAGGAACAGTCGCAGGAGAAGAGAAGGTACTTACTTTGTCCTTGGAGAAGCTGAACCGTTATCTCGGAACAGATCTGTCCTTGCTAGAAGTGAAGACATTGTTTGGTCGTCTACATTTCAAATGCGGGGATACCGCACAAGGATTGATCGAAGTTCAGGTGCCAACTAGACGTGGCGATATCAGCTATGATGTTGACCTTATCGAAGAAATTGCTCGTCTGTACGGGTATGACAATATTCCAACGACTCTGATTGAAGGTGTTACAACGCCAGGCGCATTGACGCATAAGCAATCACTCCGCCGTGAACTGCGTCGCCTGTTGTCGCATGGCGGTTATCAGGAAGTGATGGGTTACTCCTTCATCCAGCCGAAACAAAGCAAAATGTTCCCTGAGTTATCAGAAGGCTCACAAGCGGTTAAATTGGCTATGCCAATGAGTGAAGAACGCAGTGTACTGCGTACTAGCCTTCTGCCACAACTATTGGATATTGCTAGCTATAATACCAACCGTCGTCAAAGCGATCTAGCGTTGTTTGAAATCGGCAATGTCTTCTTCACAGATGAGGAACAGTTGACTCGTCAGCCGCGTGAACTGCCGGTGCTGGGGTTGTTGCTTAGCGGTAGCCTAACCGTGAAGCAATGGAACGTTTCTGCACAGCCTGTAGATTTCTTTGATTTGAAGGGTGCGCTGGAATCAGTATTTGCTTATTTGGGTCTTACAGACAGAATTATCTACGAGGGAGATAGTCCAGAAGGGTATCATCCTGGACGTTCCGCGTCGGTATATTTAGTCGGAGATGAGGGTCGTGTGAAGATTGGAACTATGGGCCAGCTTCATCCGGAACTGCAAAGAGAGCTTGATCTAGTGGATACTTATGTAGCTGAGATTCTATTGCAGCCGCTGTATGATAACACGCAAAGCCGTCTGCAATATAATGAGCTTCCACGTTTCCCAGGTATGGAACGGGATATTGCAGTAGTTGTAGATTCAACTGTACCAGCAGGCGATCTGCTAGCTTCCATCCGTGCAAACGGAGGAACTTTGCTTCAATCCGTGCAGGTATTCGACGTGTACACTGGTGGCAAGTTAGAGAGTGGAAAGAAGAGTATTGCGATCTCACTGCTGTATCGTCACGGTGAACATACATTGACAGATGAAGAGGTTGGAGAGGTGCATGATAAGCTATTATCAGTCCTTCAACAAACTTTTGGTGCAGAATTAAGAAAATAG
- a CDS encoding endonuclease MutS2: MDDKILHTLEYRKILNKLMQYTQTSMGRMTAEQLRPSGDFEGVKKLLQATDEAANVDRLKGIPSFGGISDIRAALKRASIGGMLGTTELLAVGTTIGGARRVKRFLAAMHEEEKIEFLFSLSDVLSEQKHVEDAIRLCIDENADVLDTASSELATIRRELRGGETRIREKLDSMIRSSSVAKMLQDQLVTIRGDRFVIPVKAEYRAHFGGIVHDQSGSGATLFIEPESIVAMNNKLRETRLREEREIEIILHRLTALVADIAEEMTYDIDILGELDFIFSKARLARDMKATQPRMNDRGYLKLRKGRHPLIPAEHVVPLDVELGNQYSSIIVTGPNTGGKTVTLKTIGLLSLMSMSGLFIPAEEGSQMCVFDAIYADIGDEQSIEQSLSTFSSHMTNIISILRRMTPKSLILLDEVGAGTDPAEGSALAIAILEHIHRTECRMVATTHYSELKAYAYERKGVINASMEFDVQSLSPTYRLLIGVPGRSNAFAIAERLGLPGAILEHARGEVKEEDLRVEHMIASLEENRLGAEQEHERAESIRREVEELRGRQQQELEKLESQRDKRLEKAEKDASAILEKARKEAEEIISDLRRLAMEEGASVKEHKLIEARRRLDEAEPSPRKKAATRKPAKTPRTIGPGDEVKVDSLNQKGFVVELSGSKEAIVQFGIMKMKVSLDDLELLSSKAASVPTPLRQATTVKRSRDENIRRELDLRGTNLEEAIMETDRFIDEAFLGNLGQISIIHGKGTGVLRTGIQEYLRKHRHVKSYRLGNYNEGGAGVTVAELQ, from the coding sequence TTGGACGACAAAATTTTGCATACGCTTGAATATCGCAAGATTTTAAATAAATTAATGCAATATACGCAAACCTCAATGGGGCGAATGACTGCAGAGCAACTAAGACCATCCGGTGATTTTGAAGGTGTGAAGAAGCTACTTCAAGCCACGGACGAAGCGGCTAATGTAGATCGTCTGAAGGGTATTCCTTCATTCGGCGGGATAAGCGATATTCGAGCAGCACTAAAACGTGCCTCTATAGGTGGAATGTTGGGAACAACTGAACTGTTGGCAGTGGGAACTACCATTGGCGGCGCACGAAGAGTCAAACGATTCCTGGCAGCTATGCATGAGGAGGAAAAGATTGAATTCCTATTTTCACTCAGCGATGTTTTATCGGAGCAAAAACATGTAGAAGATGCCATCCGTTTATGTATAGACGAGAACGCAGATGTACTTGACACAGCTAGCTCTGAATTAGCTACGATTCGCCGTGAATTGCGCGGAGGAGAGACCCGAATTCGTGAGAAGCTGGATTCCATGATTCGTTCTTCTTCCGTTGCTAAAATGCTGCAGGATCAGCTGGTAACCATTCGTGGAGATCGGTTTGTTATTCCTGTAAAAGCGGAGTATCGTGCGCATTTCGGTGGGATTGTACATGATCAGTCCGGATCAGGAGCCACTTTATTTATCGAGCCTGAGTCCATTGTGGCGATGAATAATAAGCTGCGTGAAACACGGCTGCGTGAAGAACGGGAGATCGAGATCATATTGCATAGGTTGACAGCGCTTGTAGCTGATATAGCCGAAGAAATGACTTATGATATCGATATTCTTGGTGAGCTTGACTTTATCTTCTCCAAGGCGCGTCTTGCCCGAGATATGAAGGCTACACAGCCTCGTATGAACGATCGCGGGTATTTGAAGCTGCGCAAAGGACGCCATCCACTTATTCCCGCGGAGCATGTGGTTCCTCTGGATGTGGAGCTCGGCAACCAATATAGCTCCATTATTGTAACCGGACCGAATACGGGTGGTAAAACCGTTACACTCAAGACCATTGGACTGTTGAGTCTCATGTCGATGTCTGGGTTATTCATCCCTGCAGAAGAAGGCAGTCAAATGTGTGTGTTTGATGCCATTTATGCAGATATCGGGGATGAACAAAGCATTGAGCAGAGTCTGAGTACATTCTCCAGTCATATGACGAATATTATTTCCATTCTGCGTAGAATGACTCCCAAGAGTCTTATTCTGCTTGATGAAGTGGGTGCAGGAACGGATCCTGCAGAAGGGTCCGCACTGGCGATTGCCATTCTGGAACATATTCACCGGACTGAATGCCGTATGGTCGCTACCACGCATTATAGCGAATTGAAAGCTTACGCTTATGAGCGTAAAGGGGTCATCAATGCCAGCATGGAATTCGATGTCCAGAGTCTCAGCCCTACCTATCGTTTGCTGATTGGTGTTCCTGGACGAAGCAACGCCTTTGCAATTGCAGAGCGATTAGGTCTGCCAGGTGCGATTCTGGAGCATGCACGCGGCGAAGTGAAGGAAGAGGATCTACGTGTAGAGCATATGATTGCCTCTCTCGAAGAGAATCGACTTGGAGCGGAACAGGAACATGAGCGAGCAGAGAGTATCCGCCGCGAAGTAGAGGAATTACGCGGCAGACAGCAGCAAGAGCTGGAGAAGCTGGAAAGTCAGCGAGATAAACGACTGGAGAAAGCGGAGAAAGATGCCAGCGCAATCTTGGAGAAAGCGCGTAAAGAAGCTGAGGAAATTATCAGTGATTTACGACGCTTAGCTATGGAAGAAGGCGCTTCAGTCAAAGAGCATAAGCTGATTGAAGCACGGAGACGTCTAGATGAAGCCGAACCTTCACCGCGTAAGAAAGCCGCTACTCGTAAGCCTGCTAAGACTCCGCGGACGATTGGTCCTGGTGATGAAGTGAAAGTAGATAGCTTAAACCAAAAAGGTTTTGTAGTGGAATTAAGCGGCTCTAAAGAGGCTATAGTACAGTTTGGGATCATGAAGATGAAGGTAAGCCTGGATGATTTGGAACTGCTCTCTTCGAAAGCAGCCTCTGTACCAACGCCCCTTCGGCAGGCGACAACCGTTAAACGCTCCCGTGATGAGAACATTCGTAGAGAACTGGATTTGCGAGGTACGAATTTGGAAGAAGCGATTATGGAGACGGATCGTTTTATTGATGAAGCCTTCTTAGGAAATCTGGGCCAAATTTCTATTATTCATGGTAAAGGCACAGGTGTGCTCCGCACAGGAATTCAAGAATATTTGCGTAAGCACAGACATGTTAAGAGCTATAGGCTTGGAAATTATAATGAAGGCGGCGCAGGCGTAACCGTGGCTGAGCTGCAATAG
- a CDS encoding phage holin family protein, with amino-acid sequence MNFLSHVGRFIVAALVLMVVSWIVPQFSVGGFWSALILALVIALLGWVVEGIFGKKATPFGRGIVGFIVSALVIWVAQFVVSGVSVSILGAILAALVIGIVDLFLPVSTPFEAAK; translated from the coding sequence GTGAATTTCTTGAGTCATGTGGGTCGTTTTATTGTAGCAGCGCTTGTTCTGATGGTCGTTAGTTGGATTGTTCCACAGTTCTCGGTTGGTGGCTTCTGGAGCGCTCTAATCCTTGCACTGGTGATTGCGTTACTCGGCTGGGTTGTCGAAGGAATCTTCGGCAAAAAAGCAACGCCCTTCGGGCGCGGTATCGTCGGGTTCATCGTTAGTGCATTAGTCATCTGGGTCGCTCAATTCGTAGTGAGTGGAGTCAGCGTTTCCATTCTAGGAGCTATCCTGGCGGCGTTGGTCATCGGTATTGTCGATTTGTTTTTGCCGGTATCCACGCCGTTTGAGGCAGCAAAGTAA